A window of Candidatus Hydrogenedentota bacterium genomic DNA:
TATATACTGGCTCTACTGGCCAAGGGAGCAGCCGCCTAAGGCGGGATGGATCGGCATGAAGGTGATTGTCAACGGCGCGCCCTGCGAGGTGCCCGATCACGCCACCGTGTTCGACCTCGTGCAGAAACTGGGCCTTTCGGTGGAGACCGTGGTGGTGCAGCGCAACGAGGAAATCGTGGATCGGGAACGGTTTGGCGCCACCGTGCTTGCCCCGGAT
This region includes:
- the thiS gene encoding sulfur carrier protein ThiS, whose translation is MKVIVNGAPCEVPDHATVFDLVQKLGLSVETVVVQRNEEIVDRERFGATVLAPDDALELVRLVGGG